CCACGTGCAGCGGCAGGCCCGCGCCGGCGAAGGGGCGGTCGAAGGAGACGGTGGTCGCCGCGTCACTCTCGCCGAGCAGCCGGCCCTCCTCGTCCCAGGCGTGGTAGAAGCTCGCGCCGGTGCGCCCGTCCTCGGGGTAGAGGTTGTAGGCCTGCCAGGTGATGTCCGGGAGGACGAGCAGCAGATCGGCGGGGTGGTTGTCGCGCACGACGAAGGGGATGTGGCTGCGGTAGCCGTCGGCGGTGGTCAGCACCGCCACGTACGCGCCGAGGCTCCAGTACGTGGGGATCTGGAGCCGCCAGGACAGCCACCAGTGGTGGCAGGAGACCGTGCGGTCGACGGTCAGCGGGGGCGGCTGGACGATGCCCGACAGCCGGGGGCTGGTGGTGATCTTCGAGGCGCCGTCGCCCGCGTAGTGGCCGATGCGGTAGACGTCCACGCCGAACTGCTGCGGCGGATCGACGGTGATGCGGAAGTCCAGCGCCTCGCCGGGGGCGACGGCACCGGTGGAGGTGAAGCCCTTGATCTGGCGCCGGACGTCGTCGGCGCTGCGCGGGCCCGCGTGCCGGGGGGCGGGGGACCGGCCGCCGGCCGGGGCCGGCACCGGGTCCACGTACCACGGGACGATCCGGCCGGTGCCGTCGAAGTAGAACTCGCCGCCGCGCAGCCAGGGCAGCGGGCCCTGACCGAAGGGGTCCGCGACGCCGTGCGCGAGTGCCCCGGACTCCCAGCGGCGGATCTGCTCCATCCCCATGTGCGCTCCCTCCCCTGAGCCCCCGACGCGTACCCGGTCGTCGCTGTCCGGTTCGTCGCCGCCCGGCACGTGGGAGACGGCTCGGGCCCGGCCGGTCGGGGTCTCCGTACGGCCGGACAGGGCTCCACGCGGACGGTTGCCCCGGGCAGCGAACCCCAGCACATCACATAACGCGCCCGGCTCGTCACTGGTCGTCGTGAAATTCCCCGGAAAGCGCCGGGCCGAACACTCACGCAGCGTCACGGCGGGCGGCTCCGGGGAGCGCGCGTCACACCAGACGGACGGGCTTCTCGGGGCGGACCCCGACCTCCCCCAGCCAGGCGCGCAGGGGCTCGCCGTCGCCGTCCTCGATCAGGCTCAGCACGGAATGGGCCAGGTCGGCGCGGCGCACCCCGCCGACGAGCAGGGCGGGGCCGTCCAGCCAGTCCAGGCCGGGGAGGGCGCCCGCGGTGTCCACGGCGGCGCAGCACACCATGGCCGTCACATGATCGGTGAGCAGCTCCCTGCCGCTGCGTGGTGGTTGCAGGGGGAACAGCGGCGCGAGGCCGTCGACCCAGGGGTCGCCCGTGGCGGTGAACGCGCCCCTGTCGCCGGCGCCCTCCTCCCGGGCGGCCTCGCGGGCCACTTCGGCGCTGAGGCGGGCCTCCAGCTGCTCGCCGGTCCCGGCGCGGGCGGGGCCGGCCAGCCGGTCGAGGACACGGGCCACGGTGGGGGCGGCGGCGGGGCCGGGCCGGACACCCGGCACGGCGCCGGTGGCGGGGATGTCGTCGAGGACGCGGTGCAGACGGGCGGCCTCCAGCCGCCAGGTGCGGTCCACGACCTCCTCGGGGTACTGGCTCCAGGCGACCGGTGACCAGTCGGGGCCGGTCTCGGGCGGGCCGCCGTGGAAGAGACGGGCGGCCAGCAGGGAGGCGGCCTCGTCGATGACGCCGGGCTCCTCCAGCAGATCGCAGGCGGGCCGCTCGCCCAGCCGGGAGGTGAAGCCCTCCGCGAGGCGGTCGCGGCGGGAGAGCTCGGTGAGCGCGGAGACCACGCCCGCGTCGAGCCGGGAGGGCCAGCGGCCCATGCGCCAGGCGGGCAGCGCCACGCGGTTCAGCAGCCGGTCCCAGCCGGCGTAGGCGAGGCCGACCTGCTCCTGGGCGACGATGCGCAGACCGTAGTCGACGGTCTGGGAGCGCTCGGAGGCGGCGGCGGCCACACCGCGCTCCATCTCGGCGGCGTGGTCCCGGCAGGAGCGCAGCAGCGTCCGGGCGGCCCAGCCGACGAAGGCGAGGGCGGGGCGGGCCGCGGCGACCGCCACGGCCGCGTCCAGGCCCCGCACGAAGCGGCGGGCCGCGGCTATGTCGGGGTTGGCGGACGGGCCCGTGCCCGCGACGACGGGCGCGAGCAGGGCCCGCAGCTCGGCGACGCGCATCCACCACAGGAACGGCGAGCCGATGACCAGGACGGGCGTCGCGCCGGAGCGCCGCCGGGCGAGCGGGCGCTCGCGCGGCGGGTCGTGCGCGGGGTGCGTGCGGTCCTCGAGCCAGCTGTCGCAGTCCGGCGTCAGGGCTATCGCGGAGGGGGCGGGCACGTCGAGCCGCTCGGCGAGGTCACGGACCAGGCGGTAGAGGTCGGGAGCCGTCTCCTCCGGGATGGGGACGGTGGGGCTGAGGGCGGGGCGGGCCCGGACGACCACGAGGGTGACGACCGCGGCCAGCAGCAGCACCAGGGCCGCGGCGCCGGTCAGCGCCCAGCGGGCCGTGTCCCAGCCGCCCCCGCCCGGGATGCGGCCCATGGCGGTGCCCGCCAGCAGCACGACGGCGGCCGCGGCGGGCAGCAGGGCGACGGCCAGCGCGGTGCTGCGGATGCGCAGCACGGCGAGGGCTCGGGCGCGCGCGGCTTGCGCGCCTGCTTCGGGACCTGCCACGAGACCGTTCACCCCCTTGCTTCCCTTGGTGTGTGCTGCCGAGGAGTGCGACAGCGGGCCCAACGCCCTTCCGCGTTGCCTACCCCCACTGTGGCACCGGGTGCTGACATCGCAATGCCGGTGGGCCAGTTGCCGGACGTGCGGCAGCTCGCTTGCGCCGCACCCTAGTTGGGGGCGCCGCGCCCGTCAGCCGGTTGGGCAAGTGGTCACTCGATGGAATGGCTTTGGGTAAAGCCGCCCCCGAAACGCACATGCGTACGGACGGGTAACGTCATCGGGGGTCCCCCGCCGAAGCGGGAGACCCCCGATGTCATGACGAATCGGCCGGTAGGGGCTCAGTTGGAAGCGGCCTTCGCCGCGATGTCGGTGCGGTGGTGGGAGCCGTCCAGCCGGATCCGGGAGACCAGCTCGTACGCGCGCCCGCGGGCGGTGGCCAGGTCGGCGCCGGTCGCGGTGACGGACAGCACCCGGCCGCCGGCGCTGACCACACGGCCGTCGGCGTCGAGCGCGGTGCCCGCGTGCAGCACGTACGCCTTCTGCGCGTCCTTCCCGGATTCCGCCGCTTCGGGCAGGCCCTCGATGACGTCGCCCGTGCGCGGGGTGCCCGGGTAGTTGTGGGAGGCGATGACGACGGTGACGGCGGCGCCGTCGCTCCAGCGCAGCGGCGGTTCGGCGGCCAGGTTGCCGGTGGAGGCGTTGAGCAGGACACTCGCCAGCGGCGTCTTCAGGCGGGCGAGGACGACCTGCGTCTCGGGGTCGCCGAAGCGGGCGTTGAACTCGATGACCCGCACACCGCGCGAGGTGATCGCGAGCCCGGCGTAGAGCAGCCCGGAGAAGGGCGTGCCCCGGCGGCGCAGCTCGTCGACGGTGGGCCGCAGCACGGTCTCCATGACCTCGTCGACCAGCTTCGGGTCGGCCCACGGAAGCGGGGAGTAGGCGCCCATGCCGCCGGTGTTCGGGCCCTCGTCGCCGTCGAGCGCCCGCTTGAAGTCCTGGGCGGGCGACAGCGGCAGCACCGTCTCGCCGTCGGTGATGGCGAAGAGGGAGACCTCGGGGCCGTCGAGGAACTCCTCGATGACCACCCTTTCGCACGCCAGGGCGTGCTCGCGGGCGACGGCGAGGTCACTGGTGACGACGACGCCCTTGCCGGCGGCGAGGCCGTCGTCCTTGACGACGTACGGGGCACCGAACGCGTCGAGGGCCTCGTCGATCTCGGCGGGTGTGGTGCAGACGTAGGCGCGGGCCGTGGGGACGCCCGCGGCGGCCATGACGTCCTTGGCGAACGCCTTGGACCCCTCCAGCTGCGCGGCCTGCGCGGACGGGCCGAAGGCGGGGATACCGCGCTCGCGGACGGCGTCGGCGACACCCGCGACGAGCGGGGCCTCCGGGCCGACGACGACGAGGTCCGCGTGCAGCGAGGCGGCGAGCTCCGCGACGGCCGCGCCGTCGAGGGCGTCCACCGCGTGCAACTCGGCGACCTCGGCGATCCCGGCGTTGCCGGGGGCGCAGTGCAGCGCGGTGACGTCGGGATCGAGGGAGAGTGAGCGGCACAGGGCGTGTTCGCGGGCGCCGCCGCCGATGACGAGGACCTTCACACCGGTCACCCTATTGCCTTGGCCGACGATCACTGGCAGCGCGGTGCGCTTGCGCGCTGCGGCCGTCTTGCCGCCTGCGGCGGCGGGCGCCCCGCGGGCGCGTCCTCAAACGCCGGACAGGCTTGTCGTGGCTGAGCTCGGCCACAACCAGCAGCCCGTCCTAAGTCGACTTGGCGCTAGGTCGCCGTCACGACTACTCACGGCATGCACTCTTTCGGGTGAGTGCCGCGAGTGCCCTATACCGGATTCCGCTGCACCTTCGGCCGGAAAAGCCTGGATCTTGCCCCCAAGGCCAACCGTTCGGCGGTAGGAAGGGGGTTGCGACCACGCAGCGGCGAGAGGGAGTGCACGGGTGAGCCAGCCGGAGATGCAGCCCGAGGGGCCCCCTCGAGAGCTCGGCGGGAGGGACCGGGGCGATCTCAGAGGCCGGACCTTCCCGCTCGGCAACTGGGGGGAACCCGCGGAGCGGCTCGATGAGCTCTACCGCTGGGTGGAGGACGGCGCGCTGTATCTGGCCGACTGGTATCTGGCCGACCGCGCCTGGAAGCGCCGCTGGGCCCGGGGTCTGCGGGTCAGCGCCGCGCTGTGCGCGGTGGTGGGTGCCGCGCTGCCGCTGCTGGAGCTGACGAAGGTGGTGCGCACCGGTTCCGCCTGGGGTTTCCTGGCGCTGCTCGGCGCCGCGGCCTGTGTCGCCTGCGACCGCTATTTCGGGCTGACGACGGGCTGGATGCGGGCGGTGGCCACGGCCCAGGCGGTGCAGCGCAGGCTGGAGGCGCTGCAGTTCGACTGGGCGTCGGAGTGCGTGCGCGAGGTGCTCGGCCCGACCGAGGGCACGGCCAGTGAGGCCGCCGAGCGGTGTCTGAGCGTGCTGCGGCGCTTCTCCGAGGACGTCTCGGAGCTGGTGCGGGCGGAGACCGCGGACTGGATGGTGGAGTTCCGGGCCGGGCCGGCGCCGCTGCTGACGCAGTCGCTGGTGTCCTGGGGTCCGCGGTCGGAGGGCGGCGCCACGGTCACCCGGTTCCCGATGCCCCCGGGCAGCCGCCCGAACATGCCCCGCCAGCGCCCGCCGGAGTCGCCCCGGTAGCGGCCGCGCGTTTCCGGCCCGACCCGGTGAATACGGCCGGAAACGCACGGTGCGCCGGGTGAACGGGCGTCGGGTGAACAGGCCCGGTGTCGTGGCCCGTTCAGCTGAATACGATCATCGATCCCTGGCCCAGGCTCCGCGTCGCCGCGGCGTGCAGCCCGAGCCAGACGTGCCGCTCGCGTGCGAAGGGGCTGTCGTCGTGCGGACCCGGCGCGGCGGGCTCCTCCAGCCCCGTCGGGTGGTCCGGTGCGGCGGGCGCGGCGGGCGGGTTGGCGGGGTCTATGCCCAGGACCGGTGCCACGGCGTGCAGTTCGCGGAGCAGGCCGTGGCTGGAGCCCAAGGGCCCGCCGCCTTCGAGGAGTTCGTCGTTGGACAGCGGGTGGGTGAAGTCCACGGGCACGTAAGCCCCCGCGTGGTCGTAGTGCCAGACCAGGTGCGACTGCTGGGCCGTGGTCTCGAACATCTCCAGCAACTGCTCGTAGTCGCCGCCGAGTTCGTCGACGGGGGTGACGGCGAGGCCGCACAGGTTCAGCAGATGGGCGCGGCGCAGGAAGTGCAGCGCGTCGTAGTCGAAGCCCGCGACCGGGGCCACGTCCCCGGACAGGCCCGGCATATAGCCGAAGACGGGCACCGGCGGCAGCCCGGCCTCGCCGAGCGCCTTGTCGTACGCGGCGATCTCCTCGGCGAAGGGGTTGTCGGGGCTGTGGCACAGCACATCGACGAGGGGGACAAGCCAGAGGTCACAGGCCACGTGAACTCACTCTCGTTCGCGTTGATGCGATGGTCGGGCCAGAGTAGTGCCGCTCAGCCGTCTGTTACACAGTCCGGGAGACAACGAATCCGCCGTCTCCCGGACTTCATCCGGCCGTCCGCCGCGTGTCATGGCCTCGCGGCCCCGCGGCTCACCTGTCGTCGCGCACGTCCCACACCCAGGTGTCGCCGATCCGCTTCGGCTCCTCGCCGGTCAGCCGCGTGACGGCCGTGCGCAGCGGCAGCACGTTGTCCTGCGGGGCGAGGACCAGGGCGTCCGCGCGCCAGAAGCCGAGGTCGACGCGGAAGTCGCGGCGCTCCCGGGCGCCGAGGGCGGGGATCCTGCCGGTCTCGCGGATCTTGCGGAGCAGCTCACTGGTGGCGCGCGGCTCCGGTCCGTAGATGCCGATGCGGTCCGGGCCCCAGGGGCCGTTGAAGTAGCCGCCGGGGAAGGCGAAGCCGAGGTCGGCGTCCACCTGCCAGTGCAGGGCGGCGGTGTCGGAGGGGCTCGGCACGGGGACGGGCACCAGCGAGTGGCCGGGGCGTACGTACGTGCGCCAGGTGCCGTCGGCGAGGAACGCGGGGGTCGGGGCGCGCTCGACGGTCCGGTACGGGGTGGGCACCAGTGGCAGCAGCGCCACCGCGAGGGCCGCCCAGCCGAGCAGCCGGTGCGAGGTCTCGCGCTCGCTGCGCAGCCGGGTCACGGCCAGCCGGTCGCAGCCGAGGGCGAGCAGGATGCCGATGGCGGGCACCGCGACCATGGCCACCCGGGACTCGATGACCGACTCGAAGAGCGGCATCTGCGCCAGCACCCGCCAGGGGCCGGGCAGCGTCCGGTCGGTGCCGAGCAGCGGGATGTTCTGGCCGAGCGAGAGGACGACGGCGCCCAGCGCGGTCCCGCCCAGGGCGAGCACGCGCGGCTGGTTGCGCAGGTGAACGACGAGGGCGACGGTGAGGGCCACGAGGGGCCAGCCGAAGAAGGCGTTCTCCTCGGTCCGGTTCAGCGACAGCGACGCGGCCACCTTCTCGTCACCGGCCATGGAGCGGGTGGCGAATTCCAGGAGCGCCATCGGGTGGTTGCCGACCTGGCCGTGCAGCACGCTGTGGTAGCTCTGCGCGCCGAAGAACTGCCAGCTCAGCGGGTAGATCAGCAGGGGAAGGCAGACGAGGGCGGCGATCCCGAGACCGCGCAGCAGGGGCCTGGCGACGGCCTTCGCCACGTCCGGGGAGGCGATGGCGTAGCCGACGGCGAAGAGCACGAGGCCGCAGACGGCCAGCAGCAGCGCTTCCTCGCCGAGGAAGATCTGGTAGGTGAGGAACAGCCCGAGGATCACCCCGTCCCGCGTGGTGCGTTTGCCTTCGCACAGTCGCAGCAGCCGGTCGATGATCAGCGGGAACATGAAGAAGACGATGAAGTTCGGGTGCGCGTTGCCGTGCGAGATCATCGGCGGCGCGAAGGCGCAGAAGGCTCCGCCGAGCGCGGCCGCCCAGCGGGAGCGCACAAAGCGCTTGGCGATCAGCCAGTACCAGGCGATGGCGGTCGCGGCGAGCCCGCCGGTCAGCACGATCGCCCAGGTCACATGCGCGCCGAAGGCCAGGGTGACGGGCGCGAGGGGGGCGGAGAGGCCGAGCATGGTGGTGTTCGCCATGAGGTTCACACCGAGGGGGAAGTTCTGCAGGTCGGTGAAGAAGGGGTTGTGGAGGTTCGCCACGTTGTCGGCGGTGACCGCGAAGAACCATTCCCACTGCGTCTGGTCCGAGCCGGAGTCCGCCAGATAGCCGCTGCCGAGGTTGCCCCACAGCCCGCCGTAGAGCACGAAGGCGAAGAAGAGGTAGAGCGCGGGGACGATGATCTGCACCGGGCGGACCGCGCGCCAGCGCAGCCGTACGAGGTCGGCGAGGACCGTCGGGTAGGCGAGCGGGCGGACCTTGGAGCCCGGCTGGTGCGCCCAGCGGACGGGGACCTCGGCGACCGGCCAGCCCCGCTCGTGGAAGTGGCGCAGGATCTCGACGTCGTAGCTCCACCCGTCCAGGCGGGAGCGGGTGAAGGCGGCCCGGACCTTGTCGCCGTCGAAGAGCTTGAAGCCGCACTGGGTGTCCCGTATGCCGGGCACCGCGGCGGCCCGTATCAGCCGGGCGCCCGCCCCGCCGAGGAGCTCGCGCAGCGCGTGCTGGCGCACGGCGATCCGGGACCCGGGCAGCGCGCGGGAGCCCACGGCGGCGGTGGCGCCCTCGTCGAGGCGGTGCTGGAGGAGGTCCAGGTCCTCGATGGGGGTGGCCAGGTCGGCGTCGGTGACCAGGACGCGGCGGCCGCGCGAGGCGAGCACGCCGGTGCGTACGGCGTGGCCCTTGCCGCGGTTGGCGGGGGTGCGCAGGAGGCGGATGCGCGCCTCGGTGGCCGCGGCCTTGTCGATGACCTCGGCGGTGGCGTCCGTCGAGCCGTCGTCGACGACGATCAGCTCCCAGCGGACGCGGCGGCCGGGTCCGGTGGTGAGGGTGTCGAGGTGGGTGCGGATCGCCTCCAGGCTGGGGGCGAGCCGGTTCTCCTCGTTGTACGCCGGGACGATCACCGAGAGGTCGACGGGCGGGGCGCCGGTCGGCTGCGCCGGGATGGTGCCGGAGCCGGACTGCGTGCCGGGCTGTGTGACGGACGACGGACCCGCGGACCCGTCCGGGGGCGCGTGCGGGCCGGATTCCGTGGGGCCGGACGCGTCCGACGGCTGAGTCTTTGACATCGCGAGACCTGGCCCTCAGACGGTTGCAGGGTGCAAGTTCGGCGTTATCTTCATTCCGGATCCTGTTCCGCTTGTGGCTGGTCCCGATCGAGCGCCTTCGACCTTATTCGGTCAGCTGCTCGATCAAGTTCAGGGAATGAGCGTTGTACGCCGCTATGAGCCGCTGGGCCTCCGCCACGTCCCGGCTGGTGACGGCCGCCACCAGCTCGCCGTGGCCCTGCCACAGCCGGCCGCGCAGCTCCGGCAGCCGGCGCAGCAGCGGCACCGTGAAGATCCAGCCCTGCACCCGGACCCGGTCCAGGAAATCCGAGATGTACGGGTTGCCGACGAGGCAGCACAGCTCCCGCCAGAACCTCAGGTCGTAGCCGATGAGGATGTCGAGGTCCCCGGCCGCGGCCGCCCGCCCGGCCTCCTCGGCCCGGCGCCGCACCGAGGCCAGCGCCTCGGGCGTCGCGGAGTCCACCGCCTGCTGGGCGGAGCGCCGGAAGATGCCCTCGATGATCAGCGTGCGCGCCTCGATCATGTCGCGGAAGTCGGCGTACGTGAACTCGCGCACGCGGTAGCTCCGGTGCAGCTCCACGTCGAGCAGCCCCTGGGAGCAGAGGTCGAGCAGCGCCTCGCGCACAGGGGTCGCCGAGACGCCGTACTGCTCGGCTATCTCCTTGACGGTGAACTGCCGGCCGGCCGGGAGCCGGCCCGCGATCACCTCGTCGCGCAGGGCGTCGGCGATCTGTGAGCGCAGCGTCGTCCGTTTGACAGCATCGCTGCCGGGCATCGTGTCCGTTTCCCCTTCCCTGACCGCGCGCCCGCGTGCGAACGGCCCTCGCAACAAGATAGGCGAGGGCCGTCGCGGAACGTACGAATGTGCGCGCGGGAAGGACGAACGGTACACACCGGTGACCATCGGGATCAGACGGCGTCCTCAGACTGTGTGGGTATCGGCCACCGTGAGTGCCTCGTCCAGAATCGCGAGTCCTTCCCGTGCCTCGGCCTCGGTGAGGGTGCACGGCGGGACGACATGGGTGCGGTTCATGTTCACGAACGGCCACAGGCCCGACTTCTTGCAGGCCGCGGCGAAGGCGTTCATGGGGGCCGCCGCCTCGCCCGCCGCGTTGTAGGGCACCAGCGGTTCCCGGGTGGCGCGGTCCTTGACCAGCTCCAGCGCCCAGAAGACGCCCATGCCGCGCACCTCGCCGACGCTCCGGTGGCGCTCGGCGAGCGCGCGCAGCCCGGGGCCGAGGACGTCCTCCCCGAGGCGGGCCGCGTTCTCCACGATGCCCTCCTCGGCCATCGCGTTGATCGTGGCGACGGCGGAGGCGCAGGCGAGCGGGTGGCCGGAGTAGGTGAGCCCGCCGGGGTAGGGGCGGCGGTCGAAGGTGGCGGCGATCTCCGCGGAGATCGCGACGCCGCCGAGCGGGACGTAGCCGGAGTTCACGCCCTTGGCGAAGGTCAGCAGGTCGGGCGTGACGCCGAAGTGGTCGGCGGCGAACCAGCGGCCCGTGCGCCCGAACCCGGACATGACCTCGTCCAGGATGAAGACGATGCCGTGGCGGTCGCAGAGCTCCCGCACGCCCGCGAGATAGCCCGCGGGCGGCACGAGGATGCCCGCGGTGCCGACGACGCTCTCCAGGATGATCGCCGCGATGGTCCGGGGGCCCTCGAAGACGATGGTGTCCTCGAGGTGCGCGAGGGCCCGCGCGCACTCCTCCTCCTCGCTCGTCGCGTGGAACGGCGAGCGGTAGAGGTACGGGCCCCAGAAGTGCACGACGCCCGCCGAGGCCGTGTCGGACGGCCAGCGGCGCGGGTCGCCGGTCAGATTGATCGCCGCGGCCGTCGCCCCGTGGTACGAGCGGTAGGCGCTCAGCAGCTTGGGGCGGCCGGTGTGCAGCCGGGCCATCCGGACGGCGTTCTCCACCGCCTCGGCGCCCCCGTTGGTGAAGAAGATCTTGTCGAGGTCGCCGGGGGTGCGCCCCGCGACCAGTCGCGCGGCCTCGGACCGTACGTCCACGGCGAAGCCCGGCGCGATCGTGCACAGCCGGCCCGCCTGCTCCTGGACGGCGGCGACGACCTTGGGGTGCTGGTGGCCGATGTTGGTGTTGACGAGCTGGGAGGAGAAGTCGAGGTAGCGGTTTCCGTCGTAGTCCCAGAAGTACGCGCCCTCGGCACCGGCCACGGCCGGCGGGTCGATGAGGCCCTGGGCGGACCAGGAGTGGAAGACGTGCGCGCGGTCGGCGGCCTTGACCGCGGCGCCGGCAGAGGGGTCGGGGAGAGTGCTCACGCTGATTGCCTCACAGAGGTGGGGACGCGGGGGCCGCCAGCGTAGAAAGCGCGGCACGGCGGCGGACACCGGCACTGTGTAGGGCTCTCGGGCCGCCCGTGGACATACTGCCGGGTTGCGGACACCGGCCGTTCGCGGCGGGTTCACCGGCGCGCCGCGACGCCCGAGAATTACTCTTACGGAAATCCCCTGCGGCGGCCGGGGGCGTGCTACGGTCCTTTGCAGTTGCAGTTTTGGTACCCATATAACGTGTGCGCCTGACGGTCTGTGACCTCAGGCGCTCTGTTGTTTACGGCCATAGGCCCGGACGGGGACATCAACGCGACACGGAATTGCGCACCGTGCGGAATTCCGGCACCGGGATCTATAAGGAGATCGTCGTGGCTAACGGCACCGTGAAGTGGTTCAACTCGGAAAAGGGCTTCGGCTTCATCGAGCAGGACGGCGGCGGCCCGGACGTGTTCGCCCACTACTCGAACATCGCCACCCAGGGCTTCCGTGAGCTGCAGGAGGGCCAGAAGGTCTCCTTCGACGTCACGCAGGGCCAGAAGGGCCCGCAGGCGGAGAACATCGTTCCCGCCTGATCGCAGACGCGACCGGGGCCGGGGCCCGCACTTTCACGGTGCGGGCCCCGGCTCTTTGGTGTCCGGCTATTCTCCCGCGAGGGCTGCGTGCGGCAGTCTCGAAGCAAGGACCTCGGCAGGGCGCCCCGGACGACACCGGGGGCCATCGGGGGAACCGGGGGAAGGCGACATCATGGACAGTCTGCAGCCAGGAGATCCACACAGTCTCGGCGCGTACCGGCTGCTCGGCCGGCTGGGCACGGGCGGCATGGGCCGGGTCTATCTGGCCCGCTCGGACCGGGGCCGCACGGTCGCGGTCAAGCTCGTCCAGCGGGAGCTGGCCGGCCAGGAGGAGTTCCGCAGGCGCTTCCGGCAGGAGGTGCAGTCGGCCCGGCAGGTCGGCGGCGAGTGGACCGCACCGGTCCTCGACGCGGACACCGAGGCGGACATCCCGTGGGTCGCCACCGGCTACATCGCCGGACCGTCCTTGCGGCAGGTCGTCGACCGCGACTACGGGCCGCTGCCCGAGCGGACCGTCCGCATCCTCGGCGCCGGGCTCGCGCGCGCCCTCCAGGCCGTCCACGCCGCCGGCATCGTCCACCGCGACCTCAAGCCGTCGAACGTCCTGATCACCCTGGACGGCCCGCGCGTCATCGACTTCGGCATCGCCCGCGCCCTGGAGACGGTGACCGACAACAACCTCACCCGCACCGGCGCGGCCGTCGGCTCGCCCGGCTTCATGTCGCCCGAGCAGGTGCGCGGCGCCAAGGTCACCGCCGCCAGCGACGTCTTCTGCCTCGGCGCGGTGCTGGCGTACGCCGCGACCGGCCGGATGCCCTTCGGCACCGCGGACAGCGGCGTCCACGCCCTGCTCTACCGCATCGCCCAGGAGGAGCCGGATCTCACCGGAGTGCCGGAGCCGCTGCGGCCGCTGATAGCCGACTTCCTCGCCAAGGACCCCGCCGACCGCCCCACGCCCGAGCAGGCCCTGGAGCGCACGGGCGTGCGGGACCTGCTGACGGACCTGCGCTCGGCGGAGCCCTGGCTGCCCGGCGGCATCGTCGCCCAGCTGGGGCGGCACGCGGTACGGCTGCTCGACGTCGAGGACCCGGCCGCCGCGAACCCGCTGACCCAGGTGGACCCGCGCCCCGAGGGGCGTCCGGTGGACCTGCCGACCGTGACCGCCGGACCGGCCGCCCAGCCGCTGCCCCCGGCCAACCCCGCCCCGGCCTTCGCCCCCGCCCCCTCCCACCAGGGCCACCCGCACCCGGGCCCGTACGGCCCCGGCCCGTACGACTCGGGGGTGTACGCCACGCCGCCCCCGCCCGAGCGGCGCCGGTCCGTGGCGCCCTTCGTGCTGGCGGCCGTGGTGACCGCCGGGCTGCTCGCGGGCGGCGGGACGGTGTATCTGCTGAACCGGGAGACGAACG
The window above is part of the Streptomyces syringium genome. Proteins encoded here:
- a CDS encoding N,N-dimethylformamidase beta subunit family domain-containing protein produces the protein MGMEQIRRWESGALAHGVADPFGQGPLPWLRGGEFYFDGTGRIVPWYVDPVPAPAGGRSPAPRHAGPRSADDVRRQIKGFTSTGAVAPGEALDFRITVDPPQQFGVDVYRIGHYAGDGASKITTSPRLSGIVQPPPLTVDRTVSCHHWWLSWRLQIPTYWSLGAYVAVLTTADGYRSHIPFVVRDNHPADLLLVLPDITWQAYNLYPEDGRTGASFYHAWDEEGRLLGESDAATTVSFDRPFAGAGLPLHVGHAYDFIRWAERYGYDLAYADTRDLHAGRIDPSRYRGLVFPGHDEYWTTAMRGAAELARDTGTSLVFLSANTMYWQSELAPSPAGPDRLLTCRKRRGPGRAARWRDVGPPEQQLLGIQYAGRVPEPAPMVVRNADHWLWDATGAGEGDELPGLVAGEADRYHPRTALPEHTRRILLSHSPYVDAEGTKRHQETSLYRAPSGALVFAAGTFAWSPALDRPGHVDSRIQRATANLLDRICKRD
- the purD gene encoding phosphoribosylamine--glycine ligase, with translation MKVLVIGGGAREHALCRSLSLDPDVTALHCAPGNAGIAEVAELHAVDALDGAAVAELAASLHADLVVVGPEAPLVAGVADAVRERGIPAFGPSAQAAQLEGSKAFAKDVMAAAGVPTARAYVCTTPAEIDEALDAFGAPYVVKDDGLAAGKGVVVTSDLAVAREHALACERVVIEEFLDGPEVSLFAITDGETVLPLSPAQDFKRALDGDEGPNTGGMGAYSPLPWADPKLVDEVMETVLRPTVDELRRRGTPFSGLLYAGLAITSRGVRVIEFNARFGDPETQVVLARLKTPLASVLLNASTGNLAAEPPLRWSDGAAVTVVIASHNYPGTPRTGDVIEGLPEAAESGKDAQKAYVLHAGTALDADGRVVSAGGRVLSVTATGADLATARGRAYELVSRIRLDGSHHRTDIAAKAASN
- a CDS encoding SLATT domain-containing protein, encoding MQPEGPPRELGGRDRGDLRGRTFPLGNWGEPAERLDELYRWVEDGALYLADWYLADRAWKRRWARGLRVSAALCAVVGAALPLLELTKVVRTGSAWGFLALLGAAACVACDRYFGLTTGWMRAVATAQAVQRRLEALQFDWASECVREVLGPTEGTASEAAERCLSVLRRFSEDVSELVRAETADWMVEFRAGPAPLLTQSLVSWGPRSEGGATVTRFPMPPGSRPNMPRQRPPESPR
- a CDS encoding glycosyltransferase; translation: MSKTQPSDASGPTESGPHAPPDGSAGPSSVTQPGTQSGSGTIPAQPTGAPPVDLSVIVPAYNEENRLAPSLEAIRTHLDTLTTGPGRRVRWELIVVDDGSTDATAEVIDKAAATEARIRLLRTPANRGKGHAVRTGVLASRGRRVLVTDADLATPIEDLDLLQHRLDEGATAAVGSRALPGSRIAVRQHALRELLGGAGARLIRAAAVPGIRDTQCGFKLFDGDKVRAAFTRSRLDGWSYDVEILRHFHERGWPVAEVPVRWAHQPGSKVRPLAYPTVLADLVRLRWRAVRPVQIIVPALYLFFAFVLYGGLWGNLGSGYLADSGSDQTQWEWFFAVTADNVANLHNPFFTDLQNFPLGVNLMANTTMLGLSAPLAPVTLAFGAHVTWAIVLTGGLAATAIAWYWLIAKRFVRSRWAAALGGAFCAFAPPMISHGNAHPNFIVFFMFPLIIDRLLRLCEGKRTTRDGVILGLFLTYQIFLGEEALLLAVCGLVLFAVGYAIASPDVAKAVARPLLRGLGIAALVCLPLLIYPLSWQFFGAQSYHSVLHGQVGNHPMALLEFATRSMAGDEKVAASLSLNRTEENAFFGWPLVALTVALVVHLRNQPRVLALGGTALGAVVLSLGQNIPLLGTDRTLPGPWRVLAQMPLFESVIESRVAMVAVPAIGILLALGCDRLAVTRLRSERETSHRLLGWAALAVALLPLVPTPYRTVERAPTPAFLADGTWRTYVRPGHSLVPVPVPSPSDTAALHWQVDADLGFAFPGGYFNGPWGPDRIGIYGPEPRATSELLRKIRETGRIPALGARERRDFRVDLGFWRADALVLAPQDNVLPLRTAVTRLTGEEPKRIGDTWVWDVRDDR
- a CDS encoding GntR family transcriptional regulator, whose amino-acid sequence is MPGSDAVKRTTLRSQIADALRDEVIAGRLPAGRQFTVKEIAEQYGVSATPVREALLDLCSQGLLDVELHRSYRVREFTYADFRDMIEARTLIIEGIFRRSAQQAVDSATPEALASVRRRAEEAGRAAAAGDLDILIGYDLRFWRELCCLVGNPYISDFLDRVRVQGWIFTVPLLRRLPELRGRLWQGHGELVAAVTSRDVAEAQRLIAAYNAHSLNLIEQLTE